A stretch of Pseudomonas taetrolens DNA encodes these proteins:
- the ybaK gene encoding Cys-tRNA(Pro) deacylase produces MTPALDLLKKVRAEHRVHSYEHDPKSASYGLEAAEKLGLEPARVFKTLLACSEKGELLVAVVPVVGSLDLKALAHVAGVKKVEMADPMAAQRATGYLLGGISPLGQKKRLRTFIDQSALGFATVFVSAGRRGLEVELAAGALSEHTQAAFAEIGRA; encoded by the coding sequence ATGACGCCTGCATTGGACCTGCTGAAAAAAGTTCGCGCCGAACATCGCGTGCACAGCTATGAACATGATCCCAAGTCAGCTTCTTATGGGTTGGAAGCCGCAGAGAAGCTTGGTCTTGAGCCTGCCCGAGTGTTCAAGACGCTGCTGGCCTGCTCTGAAAAGGGCGAATTGCTGGTGGCTGTTGTACCGGTCGTCGGAAGCCTTGATTTGAAGGCACTGGCACACGTGGCTGGAGTGAAGAAAGTCGAGATGGCTGATCCGATGGCGGCACAGCGCGCCACAGGCTATTTGCTGGGAGGGATTAGCCCTTTGGGCCAAAAGAAGCGCCTGCGCACTTTTATTGATCAGAGTGCGCTGGGTTTTGCGACCGTTTTTGTCAGCGCCGGGCGACGCGGACTGGAAGTGGAGCTGGCGGCAGGAGCCCTGTCTGAGCACACGCAGGCGGCGTTTGCTGAAATAGGTCGAGCCTGA
- a CDS encoding ABC transporter ATP-binding protein: MSQPLLLNLRDLACGYQGQSVVQNLNLHLNAGDIGCLLGSSGCGKTTTLRAIAGFEPVHQGEIQLAGEVISSAGFTLAPEKRRIGMVFQDYALFPHLSVADNIAFGIRKHPDKERVTEELLELVNLKNLGKRFPHELSGGQQQRVALARALAPEPQLLLLDEPFSNLDGELRRKLSHEVRDILKARGTSAILVTHDQEEAFAVSDHVGVFKEGRLEQWDTPYNLYHEPLTPFVASFIGQGYFIRGQLLTPESVQTELGVLRGNRAYTWPTGGAVDVLLRPDDIVYAPHSDLKARIIGKTFLGASTLYRLQLPTGSQLESIFPSHADHLPGTEVGISVAAEHLVMFQTSGSKAAQIPHTETGVRRFSAAS; the protein is encoded by the coding sequence ATGAGTCAGCCTCTATTGCTAAACCTCCGCGATCTGGCCTGTGGGTATCAAGGCCAGAGCGTTGTGCAAAATCTCAACCTGCACCTCAACGCTGGCGATATCGGTTGCCTGCTGGGCTCTTCAGGGTGCGGTAAGACCACGACGCTGCGGGCCATTGCCGGTTTTGAACCGGTGCATCAGGGTGAGATTCAGCTCGCAGGCGAAGTCATCTCCAGCGCCGGCTTCACGTTGGCACCCGAGAAGCGTCGCATTGGCATGGTGTTTCAGGACTACGCCCTCTTCCCGCACCTGAGCGTGGCAGACAACATCGCGTTCGGCATTCGCAAGCATCCGGACAAAGAGCGCGTGACCGAGGAGCTGCTTGAGCTGGTCAACCTCAAGAACCTTGGCAAACGCTTTCCCCATGAGCTATCCGGTGGTCAGCAGCAGCGAGTGGCTTTGGCCCGCGCGCTCGCGCCAGAGCCGCAGTTGCTGCTACTCGACGAGCCATTTTCCAACCTCGATGGGGAGTTGCGTCGCAAGTTGAGCCATGAAGTCAGGGACATCCTGAAGGCCCGAGGCACCAGCGCGATTCTGGTCACACACGACCAGGAAGAGGCCTTCGCCGTCAGCGACCACGTCGGCGTATTCAAGGAAGGTCGTCTGGAGCAGTGGGATACGCCCTACAACCTCTACCACGAGCCGCTTACGCCGTTCGTAGCGAGCTTTATTGGCCAGGGCTACTTCATTAGAGGCCAACTCCTGACGCCTGAATCAGTGCAAACCGAACTGGGTGTGTTACGCGGGAATCGGGCTTATACATGGCCTACCGGTGGCGCAGTCGATGTACTGCTTCGCCCGGACGATATCGTCTACGCCCCCCATAGCGATTTGAAAGCGCGGATCATCGGCAAGACCTTCCTCGGCGCTTCAACCCTCTACCGTCTGCAATTGCCGACTGGCAGCCAGCTGGAATCGATTTTCCCCAGCCATGCCGATCATTTACCAGGCACGGAAGTGGGTATCAGCGTAGCCGCCGAGCATCTGGTGATGTTTCAAACCAGCGGCAGCAAGGCAGCGCAGATTCCTCATACCGAAACCGGTGTCAGACGTTTCAGCGCCGCCAGCTGA
- the argF gene encoding ornithine carbamoyltransferase produces the protein MSARHFLSLMDCTPEELVSVIRRGIELKDLRHRGVLFEPLKNRVLGMIFEKSSTRTRLSFEAGMIQLGGQAIFLSPRDTQLGRGEPIGDCAIVMSRMLDAVMIRTFAHSTLTEFAANSRVPVINGLSDDLHPCQLLADMQTFLEHRGSIKGKTVAWIGDGNNMCNSYIEAAIQFDFQLRIACPEGYEPNAEFVALAGDRVTIVRDPGEAVRGAHLVSTDVWTSMGQEEETAKRLKLFAPYQVNRALLDLAAENVLFMHCLPAHRGEEISLDLLDDPRSVAWDQAENRLHAQKALLEFLVQPAYHHA, from the coding sequence ATGAGCGCAAGGCACTTTCTCTCCCTGATGGATTGCACGCCCGAAGAGCTAGTCAGCGTGATTCGTCGCGGTATCGAGCTAAAGGACCTGCGTCATCGCGGCGTTCTCTTCGAACCCCTTAAAAACCGTGTACTGGGCATGATTTTCGAAAAATCATCGACCCGAACACGCCTGTCCTTTGAAGCAGGCATGATCCAGCTGGGCGGCCAGGCTATTTTCCTGTCGCCACGCGATACCCAGCTCGGCCGGGGCGAACCTATTGGCGACTGCGCGATTGTGATGTCACGCATGCTCGATGCGGTAATGATCCGCACCTTCGCCCACAGCACGCTGACCGAATTCGCCGCCAACTCCCGCGTACCGGTGATCAATGGCCTGTCAGACGATCTGCACCCGTGCCAGTTGCTGGCGGACATGCAGACCTTCCTTGAGCATCGCGGCTCGATCAAGGGCAAAACCGTCGCCTGGATCGGTGACGGCAACAACATGTGCAACAGCTACATAGAAGCGGCTATCCAGTTCGACTTCCAGCTGCGTATTGCCTGCCCTGAAGGCTATGAGCCCAATGCAGAGTTTGTTGCCCTGGCTGGCGATCGCGTCACCATCGTGCGCGATCCGGGTGAAGCCGTACGAGGCGCACACCTGGTGAGCACCGACGTCTGGACGTCCATGGGTCAGGAAGAAGAAACGGCCAAACGCCTAAAGCTGTTCGCGCCGTATCAGGTCAACCGCGCCTTGCTCGACCTCGCTGCAGAAAACGTGCTGTTCATGCATTGCCTGCCGGCCCACCGGGGCGAAGAAATCAGCCTTGACCTGCTGGATGACCCGCGCTCCGTCGCATGGGATCAAGCTGAAAACCGCTTGCATGCGCAAAAAGCGCTGCTCGAATTCCTGGTCCAACCGGCGTATCACCACGCATGA
- the grxD gene encoding Grx4 family monothiol glutaredoxin, which translates to MDIIETIKEQIANNTILLYMKGSPNAPQCGFSAKAAQAVMGCGEKFAYVDILQNPEIRANLPKYANWPTFPQLWVAGELVGGSDIMAEMAADGSLQALIKDAAEKAAAAKADA; encoded by the coding sequence ATGGATATCATCGAAACTATTAAAGAACAGATTGCTAACAACACCATTCTGCTCTACATGAAAGGCTCCCCAAACGCCCCGCAGTGTGGCTTTTCGGCTAAAGCTGCTCAGGCCGTCATGGGCTGTGGCGAAAAGTTCGCTTACGTGGACATTCTGCAAAATCCAGAAATTCGCGCCAATCTGCCGAAATACGCTAACTGGCCAACGTTCCCACAGCTGTGGGTTGCTGGTGAACTGGTTGGCGGCAGCGACATCATGGCTGAAATGGCTGCAGACGGTTCCTTGCAGGCATTGATCAAAGACGCTGCAGAGAAAGCCGCTGCCGCAAAGGCTGATGCCTGA
- the bfr gene encoding bacterioferritin translates to MKGDISVIQHLNKILGNELVAINQYFLHARMYQDWGLEKLGAHEYHESIDEMKHADKLIKRILFLEGLPNVQDLGKLHIGEHTKEMLECDLRIEKTGHADLKAAIAHCEVVGDFGSRELLEDILESEEEHIDWLETQLGLIDKVGIENYLQSQMGE, encoded by the coding sequence ATGAAAGGCGATATCTCAGTCATCCAGCACCTCAATAAAATTCTCGGCAACGAGCTGGTCGCTATCAACCAGTACTTCCTGCATGCCCGCATGTATCAGGATTGGGGCCTGGAGAAATTGGGGGCACACGAGTACCACGAGTCCATCGACGAGATGAAGCACGCGGACAAACTGATCAAGCGCATTCTGTTCCTTGAAGGCCTGCCTAACGTGCAAGACTTGGGCAAGCTGCACATTGGCGAGCACACCAAAGAAATGCTCGAGTGCGACCTGCGCATTGAAAAGACCGGCCACGCTGATCTCAAGGCCGCTATTGCACATTGCGAAGTTGTTGGGGACTTTGGCAGCCGTGAACTGCTCGAAGATATTCTTGAGTCCGAAGAAGAACATATCGACTGGCTGGAAACTCAGTTGGGCCTGATCGATAAAGTGGGTATTGAGAATTACCTGCAGTCGCAGATGGGTGAGTAA
- a CDS encoding bacterioferritin-associated ferredoxin: MYVCLCTGVTDGKIRDAIYDGCCSYREVREATGVASQCGKCACLAKQVVRETLSSLQASQTVMSYPAEFSVA; encoded by the coding sequence ATGTACGTTTGCCTTTGCACTGGCGTCACCGATGGAAAAATCCGCGACGCAATCTACGACGGTTGCTGCAGCTATCGCGAAGTCCGCGAAGCAACCGGTGTTGCCAGCCAATGCGGCAAATGTGCCTGCCTAGCCAAACAAGTGGTACGCGAAACGCTGTCTTCGCTACAAGCCAGCCAGACGGTGATGAGCTATCCGGCAGAATTTTCGGTCGCCTGA
- the rnt gene encoding ribonuclease T has protein sequence MSDDHFDDEHEGGHGGPRHPMAERFRGYLPVVIDVETGGFNCATDALLEIAAVTIGMDEKGFVFPEHTYFHRVEPFEGANIEAAALEFTGIKLDHPLRMAVSEETALTDIFRGVRKALKANGCKRAILVGHNSSFDLGFLNAAVARLDMKRNPFHPFSSFDTATLAGLAYGQTVLAKACQTADIDFDGREAHSARYDTEKTAELFCGIVNRWKQMGGWKDFND, from the coding sequence GTGAGTGACGACCATTTTGATGACGAACACGAAGGCGGTCATGGTGGCCCACGCCATCCGATGGCCGAGCGCTTTCGCGGCTATCTGCCGGTCGTAATCGACGTTGAAACCGGCGGCTTCAACTGCGCCACTGATGCACTTCTGGAAATAGCCGCTGTCACGATCGGCATGGATGAGAAAGGCTTTGTGTTCCCGGAACACACCTACTTCCATCGTGTTGAGCCTTTTGAAGGCGCCAATATCGAAGCCGCCGCGCTGGAATTCACCGGGATCAAGCTGGATCACCCACTGCGCATGGCGGTCAGTGAAGAGACTGCGTTGACCGACATCTTCCGCGGCGTACGCAAGGCACTGAAAGCCAATGGTTGCAAGCGTGCCATTCTGGTAGGGCATAACAGCAGTTTCGACCTGGGCTTCCTCAACGCGGCGGTTGCACGCCTCGACATGAAGCGCAATCCGTTTCATCCGTTCTCCAGTTTCGATACCGCCACCCTCGCGGGCCTGGCTTACGGTCAAACCGTGCTGGCCAAGGCATGCCAGACCGCTGACATCGACTTTGACGGACGCGAAGCTCATTCGGCACGCTACGACACAGAAAAAACCGCCGAGCTGTTCTGCGGTATCGTTAACCGCTGGAAGCAAATGGGCGGCTGGAAAGACTTCAACGACTGA
- the pyrC gene encoding dihydroorotase — protein sequence MSDRLTLLRPDDWHIHLRDGAVLPHTVADVARTFGRAIIMPNLVPPVRNAAEADAYRQRILAARPAGSRFEPLMVLYLTDRTQPEDIRTAKASGFVHAAKLYPAGATTNSDSGVTSIDAIFPVLEAMAEVGMPLLIHGEVTRANVDVFDREKIFIDEHMRRVVERFPTLKVVFEHITTADAVQFVTEASANVGATITAHHLLYNRNHMLVGGIRPHFYCLPILKRNTHQEALLDAATSGSAKFFLGTDSAPHAQHAKEAACGCAGCYTAYAAIEMYAEAFEQRNALDKLEAFASLNGPRFYGLPASTEHITLVRQEWTAPASLPFGELNVIPLRAGEKLRWRLLEEQL from the coding sequence ATGTCTGACCGCCTGACCCTGCTGCGTCCCGACGACTGGCATATACATCTTCGCGATGGTGCTGTGTTGCCCCACACTGTCGCGGATGTTGCGCGCACCTTTGGCCGCGCCATCATCATGCCTAACCTGGTACCTCCGGTGCGTAATGCGGCCGAAGCCGATGCCTACCGCCAACGCATTCTGGCGGCTCGCCCGGCTGGTAGCCGTTTCGAGCCGTTGATGGTGCTGTACCTCACTGACCGAACCCAGCCAGAGGACATTCGCACGGCCAAGGCCAGCGGCTTCGTCCATGCTGCCAAGCTGTATCCGGCTGGAGCAACGACCAATTCCGACTCTGGTGTCACCAGCATCGATGCGATCTTCCCGGTCCTCGAAGCCATGGCCGAAGTCGGCATGCCATTGCTGATACACGGCGAAGTCACCCGCGCCAACGTGGATGTGTTTGATCGCGAGAAAATCTTCATCGACGAGCATATGCGTCGTGTCGTGGAACGCTTCCCGACCCTGAAGGTTGTCTTTGAGCACATCACCACCGCAGATGCGGTGCAGTTCGTCACCGAGGCTTCGGCCAATGTGGGCGCAACCATCACGGCTCATCACCTACTTTACAACCGCAATCACATGCTGGTGGGCGGCATTCGCCCGCACTTCTATTGCCTGCCGATCCTCAAGCGCAACACCCACCAGGAAGCCCTGCTGGATGCGGCCACCAGCGGCAGCGCGAAGTTCTTCCTTGGCACAGACTCGGCTCCGCACGCCCAGCACGCCAAGGAAGCTGCTTGTGGCTGTGCCGGTTGCTACACCGCCTATGCAGCCATTGAGATGTACGCTGAAGCCTTCGAGCAACGCAATGCGCTCGACAAACTGGAAGCCTTTGCCAGCTTGAACGGCCCTCGCTTCTATGGCCTGCCTGCCAGCACTGAACACATCACCCTGGTTCGCCAGGAGTGGACCGCCCCTGCCAGCCTGCCTTTCGGCGAGCTGAATGTAATTCCGCTGCGCGCCGGTGAAAAACTGCGCTGGCGCCTGCTGGAGGAACAACTGTGA
- a CDS encoding flagellar protein MotY produces MRQCYLILFGLFTCLPAMALTFQTRLESVEWKVEGDQFECRLIQPITDFGSGAFVRRAGEQAVFRLNAYNSMLGEGSATLLAAAAPWQPGRGDISLGAVRIGRGQVLFNSSQSQAGGLFRGLLEGRSPVVRHYSREGQVSEVRLLPVKFRQAYADYEACTVKLLPRNFEQVRQSRIGFPGSGTELDAQARNSLQVVVDYLKADPTVNHVFLDGYSDNTGNRLTNRELSRRRALAVMDYFKENGLQESQITLRFHGEQYPLAANTSAVNRAKNRRVSVRLERLPVPEKSVPITSTTSSSEVR; encoded by the coding sequence GTGCGCCAGTGTTATCTCATTCTGTTCGGTCTGTTTACCTGCCTGCCTGCCATGGCCCTGACTTTTCAGACGCGACTGGAGAGTGTGGAGTGGAAGGTTGAAGGCGATCAGTTCGAGTGTCGTCTGATTCAGCCCATTACCGATTTTGGTTCTGGAGCCTTCGTGCGTCGCGCCGGTGAGCAAGCTGTTTTCCGACTGAATGCCTACAACTCAATGCTGGGAGAAGGCTCTGCGACCCTCTTGGCAGCGGCTGCCCCCTGGCAGCCGGGGCGGGGTGACATAAGTTTGGGGGCTGTGCGCATCGGTCGGGGTCAGGTTCTGTTCAACAGCTCTCAAAGCCAGGCCGGAGGGTTGTTTCGTGGTCTGCTGGAGGGGAGAAGTCCAGTGGTCAGGCATTATTCCCGTGAAGGCCAAGTGTCGGAGGTGCGTCTTTTACCGGTGAAATTCCGTCAAGCGTATGCGGATTACGAAGCCTGTACCGTCAAGCTGCTGCCCAGGAATTTTGAACAGGTGCGGCAAAGCCGGATCGGTTTTCCGGGCAGCGGAACCGAACTGGATGCTCAGGCCCGGAACAGCCTGCAAGTGGTGGTGGACTACTTGAAGGCAGACCCGACGGTCAATCACGTCTTTCTTGATGGCTATTCGGACAATACAGGCAATCGTTTGACCAATCGCGAGCTGTCACGCCGTCGGGCGTTAGCCGTTATGGATTACTTCAAGGAAAACGGCCTGCAAGAGTCACAGATCACACTGCGGTTTCATGGGGAACAATACCCCTTGGCAGCGAACACCAGTGCTGTGAATCGTGCGAAAAACCGTCGTGTCAGCGTGCGGCTTGAGCGCCTTCCAGTGCCTGAAAAATCAGTTCCGATAACCAGCACAACCTCCTCTTCAGAAGTACGCTAA
- a CDS encoding argininosuccinate synthase, which yields MADVNKVVLAYSGGLDTSVILKWLQDTYNCEVVTFTADLGQGEEVEPARAKAQAMGVKEIYIDDLREEFVRDFVFPMFRANTVYEGEYLLGTSIARPLIAKRLIEIANETGADAISHGATGKGNDQVRFELGAYALKPGVKVIAPWREWDLLSREKLMDYAEKHAIPIERHGKKKSPYSMDANLLHISYEGGVLEDTWTEHEEDMWRWTKSPEDAPNTPTYLELTYRNGDIVALDGVEMTPATVLATLNRIGGENGIGRLDIVENRYVGMKSRGCYETPGGTIMLRAHRAIESITLDREVAHLKDELMPKYASLIYTGYWWSPERLMLQQMIDASQAHVNGVVRLKLYKGNVIVTGRKSDESLFDANIATFEEDGGAYNQEDAAGFIKLNALRMRIAANKGRKLF from the coding sequence ATGGCGGACGTAAACAAGGTCGTTCTGGCTTATTCGGGCGGCCTGGACACTTCGGTGATCCTTAAGTGGCTGCAGGATACTTATAACTGTGAAGTCGTAACCTTCACCGCTGACCTTGGTCAGGGCGAAGAGGTCGAACCTGCACGCGCCAAGGCACAAGCCATGGGCGTCAAGGAAATCTACATTGATGACCTGCGCGAAGAGTTTGTTCGTGACTTCGTTTTCCCGATGTTCCGTGCCAACACCGTTTACGAAGGCGAGTACCTGCTGGGTACTTCCATCGCACGTCCGCTGATTGCCAAACGTCTGATTGAAATCGCCAACGAAACCGGCGCCGATGCCATTTCCCACGGCGCTACCGGCAAAGGTAATGATCAGGTTCGCTTCGAACTGGGTGCCTATGCGCTGAAACCAGGGGTCAAAGTGATTGCTCCTTGGCGTGAGTGGGACTTGCTCTCGCGTGAAAAGCTGATGGATTACGCTGAAAAGCACGCAATCCCGATCGAGCGTCATGGCAAGAAAAAGTCCCCGTACTCGATGGATGCCAACCTGCTGCACATCTCTTACGAGGGCGGTGTGCTGGAAGATACCTGGACCGAGCACGAAGAAGACATGTGGCGCTGGACAAAGTCGCCAGAGGACGCGCCTAACACGCCGACCTACCTGGAACTGACTTATCGCAATGGCGATATCGTTGCACTGGATGGCGTCGAAATGACCCCGGCTACGGTATTGGCCACATTGAACCGTATCGGCGGTGAGAACGGCATCGGTCGTCTTGACATCGTTGAGAACCGTTATGTCGGGATGAAGTCTCGCGGTTGCTACGAAACCCCGGGCGGCACCATCATGCTGCGTGCTCACCGTGCCATTGAGTCCATCACTCTGGACCGTGAAGTCGCTCACCTGAAAGACGAGTTGATGCCCAAGTATGCCAGCCTGATTTACACCGGCTACTGGTGGAGCCCTGAGCGCCTCATGCTCCAACAAATGATTGATGCTTCTCAGGCACACGTTAACGGTGTTGTTCGCCTGAAACTGTACAAGGGTAACGTAATTGTTACCGGTCGTAAGTCTGATGAATCGTTGTTTGATGCCAATATTGCAACGTTCGAAGAAGATGGCGGCGCCTACAATCAGGAAGATGCAGCAGGCTTCATCAAGTTGAATGCCTTGCGCATGCGTATTGCGGCGAACAAAGGCCGTAAGTTGTTCTGA
- a CDS encoding response regulator transcription factor — protein MNKVLIVDDHPVIRLAVRMLMERHGYEVIAETDNGVDALQLAREHAPDIVILDIGIPKLDGLEVIARLSTPAVPIKVLVLTSQAPGHFSMRCMQAGAAGYVCKQQDLTELLSAIKAVLSGYSYFPNQALHSVRSSLGNASEADMVNRLSGREMMVLQQLARGKSNKEIADGMFLSNKTVSTYKTRLLLKLNARSLVDLIELAQRNGLV, from the coding sequence ATGAATAAAGTGCTGATCGTGGATGATCATCCTGTAATTCGTCTTGCCGTTCGTATGCTCATGGAGCGACATGGCTATGAAGTTATCGCCGAGACGGACAATGGTGTGGATGCTTTGCAACTTGCGCGTGAGCATGCGCCAGATATTGTTATTTTGGATATAGGTATACCCAAACTGGACGGGCTTGAAGTGATTGCGCGACTTTCAACGCCTGCAGTACCGATTAAAGTGCTGGTGCTGACTTCGCAAGCACCCGGTCATTTTTCCATGCGGTGCATGCAGGCGGGTGCCGCAGGCTATGTATGCAAACAGCAGGATTTGACGGAGCTTTTGAGTGCCATCAAGGCCGTACTTTCAGGTTACAGCTACTTTCCCAATCAGGCGCTTCATTCGGTGCGTTCCAGTCTGGGCAATGCGAGTGAGGCCGATATGGTCAACCGCCTTTCGGGGCGCGAGATGATGGTGCTGCAGCAACTGGCGCGCGGTAAAAGCAACAAGGAAATAGCCGATGGCATGTTTTTGAGCAATAAAACGGTCAGTACCTACAAGACACGCCTGCTATTGAAACTTAATGCCCGTTCGCTGGTGGATCTGATCGAGCTTGCACAGCGTAATGGCCTGGTATGA
- a CDS encoding PA3496 family putative envelope integrity protein, which produces MSTGKEELEVEEDFTTADQEEIVEPVIEVAKTNLAKRRTIDALLEEKRLRKELEDYGYDL; this is translated from the coding sequence ATGAGCACTGGCAAAGAAGAACTGGAAGTAGAAGAAGATTTTACGACGGCCGATCAGGAAGAGATCGTAGAGCCTGTTATTGAGGTGGCCAAAACCAATTTGGCCAAGCGTCGCACCATCGACGCTCTCCTGGAAGAAAAACGGCTCAGAAAAGAGTTGGAAGACTATGGTTACGATCTCTAA
- the nth gene encoding endonuclease III, translating into MNAAKRLEIFRRFHEDNPEPKTELAYSSPFELLIAVILSAQATDVSVNKAMAKLFPVANTPEAIYALGVEGLSAYIKTIGLYNSKAKNVIEACRLLIERHDSQVPQTREALEALPGVGRKTANVVLNTAFRQLTMAVDTHIFRVSNRTGIAPGKNVVEVEKQLMKFVPKPYLLDAHHWLILHGRYVCQARKPRCGSCRIEDLCDFKEKTSDD; encoded by the coding sequence ATGAATGCAGCAAAACGTCTTGAAATATTTCGTCGATTTCACGAAGACAATCCCGAGCCAAAAACCGAGCTGGCCTACTCCTCGCCTTTCGAGCTGTTGATTGCTGTGATTTTGTCTGCCCAGGCTACTGATGTCAGCGTCAACAAGGCGATGGCCAAACTGTTTCCTGTCGCCAATACCCCAGAAGCCATCTACGCTCTGGGTGTAGAGGGACTGTCGGCGTACATCAAGACCATTGGCCTGTATAACAGCAAGGCCAAAAATGTCATTGAGGCATGCCGCTTACTGATTGAGCGGCATGACAGTCAAGTTCCGCAAACACGAGAAGCGCTTGAAGCACTTCCTGGTGTCGGTCGGAAAACGGCAAATGTGGTGCTAAACACAGCATTCAGGCAGTTAACGATGGCCGTTGATACGCACATTTTCAGAGTCAGCAACCGTACTGGAATCGCTCCTGGAAAAAATGTCGTGGAGGTAGAGAAGCAATTAATGAAGTTTGTACCCAAGCCTTACCTGCTGGATGCCCACCATTGGCTCATCCTGCATGGTCGCTACGTATGCCAGGCCCGCAAGCCGCGCTGCGGAAGCTGCCGCATAGAAGACCTGTGTGATTTCAAGGAAAAAACCTCTGACGATTGA
- the rsxB gene encoding electron transport complex subunit RsxB, whose amino-acid sequence MSLIQRIDALLPQTQCGKCGHPGCKPYAQGIAQGEAINKCPPGGAETISALASLLKIPVVALDTERGTAPPQVAYIREAECIGCTKCIQACPIDAILGAAKLMHTVIIDECTGCDLCIAPCPVDCIEMRPLPESVIAVVGGLAHEAEQYQARTQKRDHARTRYERRTERLNHEEQQRLTERLVRTQRSAPVAGTSQNAEDMPLVVANPNDAALKKAKVTLAMARAQLNKSLKAFGHPPTRQQQAQLVLLQEQFESAEQALAKLESTSEVSAPAPVSNNAELKRAKIQLAMRRAELKKASAQAQSSSELTLLCDAVAAAELTLSTLEQSEA is encoded by the coding sequence ATGAGCCTGATCCAACGTATTGATGCTTTATTGCCGCAAACCCAATGCGGGAAATGCGGCCACCCCGGCTGCAAACCCTATGCGCAAGGTATTGCTCAAGGCGAAGCCATCAACAAATGCCCGCCAGGAGGCGCTGAAACCATCTCGGCGCTGGCCAGCCTGCTCAAGATCCCGGTAGTGGCGCTGGATACAGAGCGCGGCACTGCTCCACCCCAAGTGGCCTATATTCGAGAGGCTGAATGCATTGGCTGTACCAAATGCATCCAGGCATGTCCGATCGATGCCATTCTCGGCGCGGCCAAGCTCATGCATACCGTCATCATTGATGAATGCACGGGCTGTGACCTTTGCATCGCCCCTTGCCCTGTCGACTGCATAGAAATGCGGCCATTGCCTGAGAGCGTGATCGCGGTCGTCGGCGGACTTGCTCATGAAGCGGAGCAATATCAGGCGCGCACACAAAAAAGGGATCATGCCCGCACCCGTTACGAGCGCCGTACAGAACGCTTGAACCATGAGGAACAGCAAAGGCTCACAGAACGCTTGGTGCGTACCCAGCGATCTGCACCAGTGGCAGGCACGTCCCAAAACGCAGAGGACATGCCCCTTGTCGTTGCCAATCCCAACGATGCAGCGCTAAAAAAAGCTAAAGTCACACTGGCCATGGCGCGTGCTCAATTGAACAAGTCGCTCAAGGCGTTTGGTCATCCTCCAACGCGGCAACAGCAAGCCCAGTTGGTTCTGCTTCAGGAGCAGTTCGAGTCCGCGGAACAAGCACTCGCTAAACTGGAGAGCACCAGCGAGGTTTCTGCGCCAGCCCCCGTTAGCAATAACGCAGAGCTAAAGCGCGCCAAGATCCAGCTTGCCATGCGTCGCGCCGAACTGAAAAAGGCCAGCGCCCAAGCGCAATCCAGCTCTGAACTGACCCTATTGTGTGATGCGGTTGCAGCGGCCGAATTGACGCTGAGTACGTTAGAGCAATCTGAAGCCTGA